One segment of Natronosalvus halobius DNA contains the following:
- a CDS encoding DUF7123 family protein yields MSTTAQPSTDRKELRLKQYLRDRAADGEMYFKGKFIADDVGLSPKEIGALMVKLSDSATDLEIEKWSYTSATTWRVAPA; encoded by the coding sequence ATGAGCACGACAGCCCAACCCTCCACCGACCGCAAAGAACTCCGCCTGAAGCAGTACCTGCGCGACCGTGCCGCAGACGGCGAGATGTACTTCAAAGGGAAGTTCATCGCCGACGACGTCGGCCTCTCCCCCAAGGAAATCGGCGCGCTGATGGTCAAGCTCTCCGACTCCGCGACCGACCTCGAGATCGAGAAGTGGTCGTACACGAGTGCGACGACCTGGCGCGTCGCCCCCGCCTGA
- a CDS encoding nitrite/sulfite reductase codes for MNAVEEWKREKHPLDVIDDVRRYAEEGLSFDEIEERAGGGEWERLKWAGMYSHGVQDGYFMMRTKVPGGYLTPDQAEVIGEVVEEYARAPEAYGGENQNECWGDAYLDITTRQDVQKHWVEIEDVPDVWERYDEVGLTTIQGCGDGARNVLGCPAAGLDDHEYFDAQPVVDAVSEYFTGNREYANLPRKFKMTITGCKHDCAQSQINDLGLVPARKELGGQEYYGFHVRVGGGLSDGPRMASNLDVFVSPEDAVEFCRAVAQTFKELGDRNNRGVCRMRYLVEQLGPETFEVAIRDRCTVDLPTRGVDLTEGYAGDHVGVHDQKQEGLTYVGFNVIAGRMGGDEFAEAARAARTYGTEDASIRLATDQNFLITHVPAENVKDLLAEPFAQDYQPDPGPFSRGAVGCTGSEFCNYGIIETKKRVRRWARELDERIDTPDDLEVVRMHMSGCSASCAQPQIADIGFRGETVQVDTDGDDDADDIVEGMDFGLGGSLGSDNEFLDWVENAVPAEAVIPALERLFEAYAEGRADGERFYEWCRRVDNGRLRSIMKQADAPVTEGVAVDD; via the coding sequence ATGAACGCGGTCGAGGAGTGGAAACGAGAGAAGCACCCGCTGGACGTCATCGATGACGTCAGGCGATACGCCGAGGAGGGGTTGTCCTTCGACGAGATTGAAGAACGCGCCGGCGGCGGCGAGTGGGAACGGCTCAAGTGGGCCGGGATGTACAGCCACGGCGTCCAGGACGGCTACTTCATGATGCGGACGAAAGTTCCCGGCGGCTACCTCACGCCCGATCAGGCGGAGGTGATCGGCGAGGTCGTCGAGGAGTACGCCAGGGCACCCGAGGCGTACGGCGGTGAGAACCAGAACGAATGCTGGGGCGACGCCTACCTCGACATCACCACGCGTCAGGACGTCCAGAAACACTGGGTGGAGATCGAGGACGTCCCCGACGTCTGGGAGCGCTACGACGAGGTCGGCCTGACGACGATCCAGGGGTGCGGTGACGGCGCGCGGAACGTGCTCGGCTGTCCCGCCGCGGGGCTCGACGATCACGAGTACTTCGACGCCCAGCCGGTCGTCGACGCCGTCTCCGAGTACTTCACCGGCAATCGCGAGTACGCGAACCTCCCCCGGAAGTTCAAGATGACGATCACGGGGTGTAAACACGATTGCGCCCAGTCCCAGATCAACGACCTCGGACTGGTTCCCGCACGCAAGGAACTCGGCGGACAGGAGTACTACGGCTTCCACGTCCGCGTCGGCGGCGGCCTCTCGGACGGCCCGCGGATGGCCTCGAACCTCGACGTGTTCGTCTCGCCGGAGGACGCTGTCGAGTTCTGCCGGGCGGTCGCCCAGACGTTCAAGGAACTCGGCGACCGCAACAACCGTGGCGTCTGCCGGATGCGCTACCTCGTCGAGCAACTCGGCCCCGAGACGTTCGAGGTGGCGATTCGCGACCGCTGCACCGTCGACCTGCCCACCAGGGGCGTCGACCTCACCGAGGGGTACGCCGGCGACCACGTCGGCGTTCACGACCAGAAACAGGAGGGCCTGACCTACGTTGGCTTCAACGTAATCGCGGGACGGATGGGCGGCGACGAGTTCGCCGAGGCGGCCCGCGCGGCCAGGACGTACGGCACCGAGGACGCCTCGATCCGGCTGGCGACCGACCAGAACTTCCTCATCACGCACGTTCCGGCGGAGAACGTCAAGGACCTGCTCGCGGAGCCGTTCGCCCAGGACTACCAGCCCGACCCCGGCCCGTTCTCGCGCGGCGCCGTCGGCTGCACCGGTTCGGAGTTCTGCAACTACGGCATCATCGAGACGAAAAAGCGCGTCAGGCGCTGGGCCCGCGAACTCGACGAGCGCATCGACACGCCGGACGACCTCGAGGTCGTCCGGATGCACATGTCGGGCTGTTCCGCGTCGTGCGCCCAGCCCCAGATCGCGGACATCGGCTTCCGTGGTGAGACCGTCCAGGTCGATACCGATGGGGACGATGACGCCGACGACATCGTCGAGGGCATGGACTTCGGTCTCGGCGGCTCGCTCGGGTCCGACAACGAGTTCCTCGACTGGGTCGAGAACGCGGTCCCCGCCGAGGCGGTCATCCCCGCCCTCGAGCGGCTGTTCGAGGCCTACGCCGAGGGCCGGGCCGACGGCGAGCGGTTCTACGAGTGGTGTCGCCGGGTCGACAACGGGCGACTGCGCTCGATCATGAAGCAGGCAGACGCACCCGTCACCGAGGGGGTGGCTGTCGATGACTGA
- the pyrH gene encoding UMP kinase, with amino-acid sequence MKVVVSIGGSVLVPEPGADRVQAHAAVVEDLVADGCRVGAVVGGGGVAREYISAARDLGANEIELDQLGIDVTRLNARLLIAALGEDSVTAPARDYETAGDALRRGEVCVMGGVAPAQTTDAVGAALAEYVDADLLVYATSVPGVYSDDPNENDEATKYGELSATELVDVIAGLEMNAGSSAPVDLLAAKIIQRSGMRTIVLDGTDPDRIARAVRYGDHDGTDIIPEGAGEEPTYWAGETDEH; translated from the coding sequence ATGAAAGTGGTCGTCTCAATCGGCGGGAGCGTGCTCGTGCCCGAGCCCGGCGCGGATCGGGTGCAGGCACACGCCGCCGTCGTCGAAGACCTCGTCGCGGACGGGTGTCGAGTCGGGGCCGTCGTCGGGGGCGGCGGCGTCGCTCGCGAGTACATCAGCGCCGCCCGGGACCTGGGCGCCAACGAGATCGAACTCGACCAGCTGGGCATCGACGTCACCCGGCTCAACGCGCGCCTGCTCATCGCCGCTCTCGGCGAAGATTCCGTGACGGCGCCGGCTCGAGACTACGAGACTGCCGGTGACGCCCTCCGGCGCGGGGAGGTCTGCGTGATGGGCGGGGTCGCTCCGGCCCAGACGACCGACGCCGTAGGGGCAGCGCTGGCGGAGTACGTCGACGCCGACCTGCTCGTCTACGCCACGAGCGTCCCCGGCGTCTACTCCGACGACCCGAACGAGAACGACGAGGCGACGAAGTACGGGGAGCTATCGGCTACAGAACTCGTCGACGTCATCGCCGGCCTCGAGATGAACGCCGGCTCCTCGGCGCCCGTCGACCTGCTCGCCGCCAAAATCATCCAGCGTTCAGGCATGCGAACCATCGTCCTGGACGGGACGGACCCGGATCGGATCGCCCGGGCCGTTCGCTACGGCGACCACGACGGCACGGACATTATTCCGGAGGGAGCGGGCGAGGAACCGACTTACTGGGCGGGCGAGACCGATGAGCACTAG
- a CDS encoding molybdopterin synthase yields the protein MHVLGIVGDGSADVLERTADLAVDRLSQAGRVGVVRYDATIADGLADARGSGLAPGGDVTYALGADGDWTATGTGLSVTDALDTLATDCAFAVVVGLEIPGHPSVVVSSDAAIARSPVLATVDAPGDLDLESLVAELEVHEPYETLESLVDRLRDRPAADRAGAIATFTGRVRAKDAPDDERTEYLEFETYEGVAEQRMATIKAELEAREGVFGVELHHRTGVVRDGEDIVYVVVLAGHREEAFRTVEDGINRLKDEVPLFKKEVTVEDEFWVHERS from the coding sequence ATGCACGTCCTGGGAATCGTCGGCGATGGGTCCGCCGACGTCCTCGAGCGAACGGCCGACCTGGCCGTGGACAGGCTCTCGCAGGCGGGCCGAGTCGGCGTCGTGCGCTACGACGCGACGATCGCGGACGGACTGGCGGACGCCCGCGGTTCGGGGCTCGCCCCCGGCGGCGACGTCACCTACGCCCTCGGCGCCGACGGCGACTGGACGGCCACGGGGACCGGCCTCTCGGTGACCGACGCTCTCGACACGCTGGCGACCGACTGCGCGTTCGCGGTCGTCGTCGGCCTCGAGATTCCCGGCCACCCGTCGGTCGTGGTCAGCAGCGACGCCGCGATCGCTCGTTCGCCGGTTCTCGCGACCGTCGACGCGCCCGGTGACCTCGACCTCGAGTCCCTCGTCGCGGAGCTGGAAGTCCACGAGCCCTACGAGACGCTTGAGTCCCTCGTAGATCGCCTCAGAGATCGTCCGGCGGCAGATCGGGCGGGAGCGATCGCGACGTTCACCGGGCGCGTCCGCGCGAAAGACGCGCCGGACGACGAGCGGACGGAGTACCTCGAGTTCGAGACCTACGAAGGGGTCGCCGAGCAGCGCATGGCGACGATCAAGGCGGAACTCGAGGCGCGCGAGGGCGTCTTCGGCGTCGAGTTGCACCACCGGACGGGCGTCGTTCGCGACGGCGAGGACATCGTGTACGTCGTCGTCCTCGCAGGCCACCGCGAGGAGGCGTTTCGGACGGTCGAAGACGGGATCAATCGGCTCAAAGACGAGGTGCCACTGTTCAAGAAGGAAGTGACGGTCGAGGACGAATTCTGGGTTCACGAACGCTCGTGA
- the lysS gene encoding lysine--tRNA ligase has translation MSTSADDSDPDPSDGEDDRGDAESPYTLQRDPGDGDGEYHVFWADEVADRVEARDPEEPIVIKGGISPSGVPHLGNMNEIMRGYYVAEVLRERGHDVRQVFTSDDRDPLRKLPRTLCDLEGTLVDLGDVDAGALGRNLGAPYTDIPDPFGCCDSYGDHFSTIIQDSADALDVPIDLVSTTDLYLEGEFDDVVEYVLENRERAADVLSAYQDKVDSEGDYVPFNPICEECGKVTETVTGVDIEAGTVDYECTDMEAGDRTISGCGHEGTATFREGKMPWRFEWPGQWQVLGVDFEPFGKDHAEGSWPSGEDIARNVFENDPPVPMVYEWFTLDGEPFSSSQGNVILVSDVLEVLEPEVLRYFFAKDPAKARDFSVERLDLLVDEFDRFEAIYFGEVEANDDEQAFAERVYPLVVGGVTGDGDEGDATGVDELEASEERIRLPYTFAAVLGMTEDPDLREEIARREGHISDDDPEWAVQDALARVERAQNWARRTENEFDYELKREAIPAHDFDAATEAALEELADFIEAGHGPDEIQGEIYETAKRHDVGVGDFFAAGYRLFFDEEQGPKLGPFLAKVDRAFVVDRLRRER, from the coding sequence ATGAGCACTAGCGCCGACGACTCGGATCCGGACCCGAGTGACGGCGAGGACGACAGAGGCGACGCCGAGAGCCCGTACACCCTCCAGCGCGATCCAGGCGACGGCGACGGCGAGTACCACGTCTTCTGGGCCGACGAGGTCGCCGACCGCGTCGAGGCGCGCGATCCCGAGGAGCCGATCGTCATCAAGGGTGGCATCTCCCCCTCCGGCGTCCCCCACCTCGGCAACATGAACGAGATCATGCGCGGCTACTACGTCGCCGAGGTCCTCCGCGAGCGCGGCCACGACGTCCGACAGGTGTTCACCAGCGACGACCGCGACCCCCTCAGAAAGCTCCCGCGAACGCTCTGTGACCTCGAGGGGACCCTCGTCGACCTCGGGGACGTCGACGCGGGTGCGCTCGGTCGGAACCTGGGCGCGCCCTACACCGACATCCCGGACCCCTTCGGCTGCTGTGACTCCTACGGCGACCACTTCTCGACCATCATCCAGGACAGCGCGGACGCTCTCGATGTGCCCATCGACCTCGTCTCGACGACCGACCTCTACCTGGAGGGCGAGTTCGACGACGTCGTCGAGTACGTCCTCGAGAACCGCGAACGCGCGGCCGACGTCCTCTCGGCCTACCAGGACAAGGTCGATAGCGAAGGCGACTACGTGCCGTTCAACCCGATCTGTGAGGAGTGTGGCAAGGTAACCGAGACCGTCACCGGCGTCGACATCGAGGCCGGTACCGTCGACTACGAGTGCACCGACATGGAGGCGGGCGACCGAACGATTTCGGGCTGTGGCCACGAGGGAACTGCCACGTTCCGCGAGGGCAAGATGCCCTGGCGCTTCGAGTGGCCCGGCCAGTGGCAGGTCCTGGGCGTCGACTTCGAGCCCTTCGGAAAGGATCACGCCGAGGGCTCCTGGCCCAGCGGCGAGGACATCGCCCGGAACGTCTTCGAGAACGACCCTCCCGTCCCGATGGTCTACGAGTGGTTCACCCTCGACGGCGAGCCCTTCTCGTCCTCACAGGGCAACGTGATTCTGGTATCGGACGTCCTCGAGGTGCTCGAGCCCGAAGTGCTGCGGTACTTCTTCGCGAAGGACCCGGCGAAAGCCCGGGACTTCAGCGTCGAGCGCCTCGACCTCCTGGTCGACGAGTTCGACCGCTTCGAGGCGATCTACTTCGGCGAAGTGGAGGCCAACGACGACGAACAGGCGTTCGCCGAGCGGGTGTATCCGCTGGTGGTCGGCGGCGTTACCGGCGACGGTGACGAAGGCGACGCGACCGGCGTCGACGAACTTGAGGCCTCGGAGGAGCGCATCCGTCTCCCCTACACCTTCGCCGCCGTCCTCGGTATGACCGAAGATCCCGACTTGCGCGAGGAGATTGCCCGCCGCGAGGGACACATTTCGGACGACGACCCCGAGTGGGCCGTCCAGGACGCCCTCGCCCGCGTCGAGCGCGCCCAGAACTGGGCCCGGCGAACCGAGAACGAGTTCGACTACGAACTCAAGCGTGAGGCGATCCCGGCCCACGACTTCGACGCGGCGACGGAGGCGGCGCTCGAGGAACTGGCCGACTTCATCGAAGCAGGCCACGGACCCGACGAGATCCAGGGCGAGATCTACGAGACTGCGAAGCGTCACGACGTCGGCGTCGGCGACTTCTTCGCCGCTGGCTACCGCCTCTTCTTCGACGAGGAGCAGGGCCCGAAGCTCGGCCCGTTCCTCGCGAAGGTGGATCGAGCGTTCGTCGTTGACCGGCTTCGACGGGAGCGATAG
- a CDS encoding alpha/beta hydrolase — protein sequence MSQPIVVPGARDVRATLEEPSSEPTAIVVACPPHPQHGGNRGDRRLVAVSDALVERGIACLRIDYGEWDEGHGEREDVRNAIRWASPRYDRVGVFGFSFGSGLALLTSADDPAVDAVSALAPPSSLGPDLEVVPALASLEIPVQIGYGARDSTVDWGPVVEAATERSDRVLEFSSDHFFVGQHEAVATEIGEFFAETLG from the coding sequence GTGTCACAGCCGATCGTCGTCCCCGGGGCGCGAGACGTCCGGGCCACGCTCGAGGAACCGTCGTCGGAGCCGACTGCCATCGTCGTCGCCTGCCCGCCGCACCCCCAGCACGGCGGGAACCGAGGGGACCGCCGCCTGGTCGCCGTCAGCGACGCCCTCGTCGAGCGGGGGATTGCCTGCCTGCGGATCGACTACGGGGAGTGGGACGAGGGCCACGGCGAGCGAGAAGACGTCCGGAACGCGATCCGCTGGGCGAGCCCACGATACGACCGCGTCGGCGTCTTCGGCTTCAGTTTCGGCTCCGGCCTGGCCCTGCTCACGAGCGCCGACGACCCCGCCGTCGACGCGGTCTCGGCACTGGCGCCGCCCTCGAGCCTCGGTCCGGATCTCGAGGTGGTGCCGGCACTCGCGTCGCTCGAGATTCCGGTCCAGATCGGGTACGGGGCCCGGGATTCGACCGTCGACTGGGGACCGGTCGTCGAGGCGGCGACGGAGCGGAGCGACCGCGTGCTCGAGTTCTCGTCGGATCACTTCTTCGTCGGTCAGCACGAGGCGGTCGCGACTGAAATCGGCGAGTTCTTCGCCGAGACGCTGGGCTAA
- the upp gene encoding uracil phosphoribosyltransferase, with translation MPIEDRGDAYLVTHALAKDTLSRLRDVETEQVSFRKGLVKLGRICGYEIIDGRMETEYVEIETPLEPTMGERVKGLDDVVIINVLRAATPFVEGLLKAFPRARQGVISASRDEEAGRDENGTFPITIDYVKLPEITEDDTVIVADPMLATGSTMNAVLEHVIANSTDPEHLIVLSAVSAPEGLLRVSEAVPEADLLTVAIDDHLDENGFIVPGLGDAGDRAFRTT, from the coding sequence ATGCCGATCGAAGACCGCGGTGACGCCTACCTCGTCACCCACGCGCTGGCGAAGGACACGCTCTCGCGCCTGCGGGACGTCGAAACCGAACAGGTGAGCTTCCGGAAGGGACTCGTGAAACTCGGGCGGATCTGTGGCTACGAGATCATCGACGGGCGCATGGAGACCGAGTACGTCGAGATCGAGACGCCCCTCGAGCCCACGATGGGCGAGCGGGTCAAGGGCCTCGACGACGTGGTCATCATCAACGTCCTCCGGGCCGCGACGCCGTTCGTCGAGGGATTGCTCAAGGCCTTCCCGCGCGCCCGCCAGGGCGTTATCAGTGCCAGTCGCGACGAGGAGGCCGGCCGCGACGAGAATGGCACCTTCCCGATCACCATCGACTACGTCAAATTGCCCGAGATCACCGAGGACGACACCGTGATCGTCGCGGATCCGATGCTCGCGACCGGCAGCACGATGAACGCCGTCCTGGAGCACGTGATCGCGAACTCGACCGATCCGGAGCACCTGATCGTCCTCTCGGCGGTTTCGGCGCCGGAGGGGCTCCTCCGCGTGAGCGAGGCCGTCCCCGAGGCCGACCTCCTGACGGTGGCTATCGACGACCACCTCGACGAGAACGGCTTCATCGTCCCCGGCCTGGGTGACGCCGGCGACCGGGCGTTCCGGACAACCTGA
- a CDS encoding PDZ domain-containing protein, giving the protein MQSSTVVAFLPISDTLTWILAGIAAYWLAIVALRQRGLLPNYVKTQGPILTIHTKRGRAFLDWLAGPKRFWRAWANFGVGIAIVVMGAMFVFLLTAAFAAANSPQPSSVQQPSNVLVIPGVNEFLPLSATPGIVIGLLVGLVVHEGGHGLLCRVENIDIDSMGVAMLAVLPIGAFVEPDQESSRAASRGAQTRMFAAGVTFNFAVTILAFALLFGPVVGSIGAAPGAAVGGVAPGSPAEAAGIQPNDRITAIEGQPVASNDDLSETLEAAGSGTVTVELNGDRTEEMDQSLPVTAALEDSPIDIQPGDLILAVDGEPVVTEAGFLEAVGDSETVDLTIQRDGEERTLEAVPIGSVVQVADDGPLTEAGAPAGERFVITEFDGERTRSYADLESLLGSTDPGDEVTVAGYLDGERVSYDVTLGERSQLTEGGTVGFFSVGGISGVQVSDAGLELYPVEEYLAVLGGNGDVQGSYGHITDSFLGKVAFVLFLPIVSVVGLLPYNFAGFAGGIENFYQAQGLLAGLGDWTVFAIANALFWTGWINIQLGFFNCIPAFPLDGGHILRTSTESVLSRLPLEATRGMVRVVTTLVGVTMLVSFLFMLFGPQLLAG; this is encoded by the coding sequence ATGCAGTCTTCCACGGTCGTCGCGTTCCTCCCCATCTCGGACACTCTCACGTGGATTCTCGCCGGGATCGCCGCCTACTGGCTCGCCATCGTCGCCCTCCGCCAGCGCGGTCTCCTCCCCAACTACGTCAAGACCCAGGGGCCGATCCTGACGATCCACACGAAACGTGGGCGCGCCTTCCTCGATTGGCTCGCCGGGCCGAAGCGGTTCTGGCGCGCCTGGGCGAACTTCGGCGTCGGCATCGCCATCGTCGTCATGGGCGCGATGTTCGTCTTCCTGCTCACCGCCGCGTTCGCCGCCGCGAACTCGCCCCAGCCCTCGAGCGTCCAGCAACCCTCGAACGTCCTCGTGATTCCGGGCGTCAACGAGTTCCTGCCGCTGTCGGCCACACCGGGCATCGTCATCGGCCTCCTGGTCGGCCTCGTCGTCCACGAGGGCGGCCACGGTCTGCTCTGTCGCGTCGAGAACATCGACATCGACTCGATGGGCGTCGCCATGCTCGCCGTCTTGCCCATCGGCGCGTTCGTCGAACCCGACCAGGAGAGCAGCCGAGCGGCCTCCCGGGGGGCGCAAACGCGAATGTTCGCCGCGGGCGTCACGTTCAACTTCGCGGTGACGATCCTCGCGTTCGCCCTGCTCTTCGGCCCGGTCGTCGGATCGATCGGCGCCGCCCCGGGCGCCGCCGTCGGCGGGGTCGCCCCCGGCTCGCCCGCCGAAGCGGCGGGCATCCAGCCTAACGATCGCATCACCGCCATCGAGGGGCAGCCGGTCGCGTCGAACGACGACCTCTCGGAGACGCTCGAGGCCGCGGGTAGCGGCACCGTCACCGTCGAGCTCAACGGCGACCGGACCGAGGAGATGGACCAGTCCCTGCCGGTGACCGCCGCGCTCGAGGACTCGCCGATCGACATTCAGCCCGGCGACCTCATCCTGGCCGTCGACGGCGAGCCGGTCGTCACCGAGGCCGGCTTCCTGGAGGCCGTCGGCGATAGCGAAACGGTCGACCTGACGATCCAGCGCGACGGCGAGGAGCGAACGCTCGAGGCCGTCCCCATCGGAAGCGTCGTCCAGGTCGCCGACGACGGGCCGCTCACCGAGGCGGGAGCACCCGCCGGCGAGCGATTCGTCATCACCGAGTTCGACGGCGAGCGCACGCGATCGTACGCCGACCTCGAGTCCCTGCTGGGCTCCACCGATCCCGGCGACGAGGTGACCGTCGCGGGCTACCTCGACGGCGAGCGCGTCAGCTACGACGTCACCCTCGGCGAACGCAGTCAGCTCACCGAGGGCGGAACCGTCGGCTTCTTCAGCGTCGGCGGCATCTCGGGCGTCCAGGTGAGCGACGCCGGCCTCGAGCTGTACCCGGTCGAGGAGTACCTGGCGGTCCTCGGCGGCAACGGCGACGTTCAGGGCAGTTACGGCCACATCACCGACAGCTTCCTCGGGAAGGTCGCGTTCGTGCTCTTCTTGCCGATCGTCTCCGTCGTCGGCCTCCTGCCGTACAACTTCGCCGGCTTCGCCGGCGGCATCGAGAACTTCTACCAGGCCCAGGGGCTGCTCGCCGGCCTGGGCGACTGGACCGTGTTCGCCATCGCCAACGCGCTGTTCTGGACCGGGTGGATCAACATCCAGCTCGGCTTCTTCAACTGCATTCCGGCATTCCCGCTCGACGGCGGGCACATCCTCCGGACGAGCACGGAGTCGGTCCTCTCGCGGCTCCCGCTCGAGGCGACCCGGGGGATGGTCCGGGTCGTGACGACCCTCGTCGGCGTCACGATGCTCGTGAGCTTCCTGTTCATGCTCTTCGGGCCGCAGCTGTTGGCAGGCTGA
- a CDS encoding Coenzyme F420 hydrogenase/dehydrogenase, beta subunit C-terminal domain: MTEEHDERTTEERDSDVDDTPAFPAVPETDADDDEESVPIASGARIHRPDSEHGTIPADGVGPGGEEPESATTVAAETANEGSSEIRSNGVPVSETNGGRSGLRPDGGARPANVDADGTLGDVKFTEPAEGVSQDVDGGAPDERVGVPEGVDLETPGYEIRSEMNDIETPDEKTWFMELDEAVIDDGRCIQCGTCVSACPSDSIGVGDDDLPKLVKMCTGCSLCWDFCPRGGLRYERQWKITGGDDNVSGAGDPITEFSAKVDDDWTGGAQDGGVVTGILATLLEAGEIDGALIATESEEEPWKAESYLATSREDLIENAGTIYNQTLALGNLDLGQWEHKLPDEPWEDISLALVGTPCEIEGIRALQDFGWEYGAQEEGVRAVDYTIALMCTKNFNYYSLMGEHLEEQRGISPDEIGKMDVLHGKLMVYGHDGRMMLEEDIENFHDAALKGCDECADFTGYAADITVGSVGSADEYSSVIVRTEQGLQAWELTEPVLEYHDLEDRSAIGGLQSWDKKKAFESLERPFDPDAPRFIDYADHAEHYGTKLNPHDAGH; the protein is encoded by the coding sequence ATGACTGAGGAACACGACGAACGGACGACCGAGGAACGGGACAGCGACGTCGACGATACCCCCGCGTTCCCGGCGGTCCCCGAGACGGACGCCGACGATGACGAGGAGTCGGTCCCGATTGCCTCCGGCGCGCGGATCCACCGCCCCGACAGCGAACACGGCACGATTCCCGCCGACGGCGTCGGTCCCGGCGGCGAGGAACCCGAGTCGGCCACGACGGTTGCGGCGGAAACTGCCAACGAGGGCTCGTCGGAGATCCGTTCCAACGGCGTTCCCGTGAGTGAAACGAACGGGGGCAGGTCAGGGCTTCGCCCTGACGGTGGCGCTCGACCGGCCAACGTCGACGCCGACGGAACCCTCGGCGACGTGAAGTTCACCGAACCCGCCGAAGGGGTCAGCCAGGACGTCGACGGCGGCGCGCCCGACGAGCGCGTCGGCGTTCCCGAGGGCGTCGACCTCGAGACGCCGGGTTACGAGATCCGCTCGGAGATGAACGACATCGAGACGCCCGACGAGAAGACCTGGTTCATGGAACTGGACGAGGCCGTCATCGACGACGGGCGCTGTATCCAGTGTGGAACCTGCGTTTCGGCCTGTCCGTCGGACTCCATCGGCGTCGGTGACGACGACCTGCCGAAACTGGTCAAGATGTGCACCGGCTGTTCGCTCTGCTGGGACTTCTGTCCCCGCGGCGGCCTGCGTTACGAGCGCCAGTGGAAGATCACCGGCGGCGACGACAACGTCTCGGGCGCAGGCGACCCGATCACGGAGTTCTCCGCGAAGGTCGACGACGACTGGACCGGCGGGGCCCAGGACGGCGGCGTCGTCACCGGCATCCTCGCCACTCTGCTCGAGGCCGGCGAGATCGACGGCGCGCTCATCGCTACCGAGAGCGAGGAGGAGCCCTGGAAGGCCGAGAGCTACCTCGCCACCAGCCGCGAGGACCTGATCGAGAACGCAGGCACCATCTACAATCAGACGCTCGCGCTCGGCAACCTCGATCTCGGTCAGTGGGAGCACAAGCTTCCCGACGAGCCCTGGGAGGACATCTCGCTGGCGCTCGTGGGCACTCCCTGCGAGATCGAGGGCATCCGCGCCCTGCAGGACTTCGGCTGGGAATACGGCGCCCAGGAGGAGGGCGTCCGCGCAGTGGACTACACCATCGCGCTGATGTGCACCAAGAACTTCAACTACTACAGCCTCATGGGCGAGCACCTCGAGGAACAACGGGGCATCTCGCCCGACGAAATCGGCAAGATGGACGTCCTCCACGGGAAATTGATGGTCTACGGTCACGACGGTCGGATGATGCTGGAAGAGGACATCGAGAACTTCCACGACGCCGCGCTCAAGGGCTGCGACGAGTGCGCCGATTTCACCGGCTATGCCGCCGACATCACCGTCGGCTCCGTTGGCTCCGCCGACGAGTACTCGAGCGTCATCGTCCGCACCGAGCAGGGGCTGCAGGCGTGGGAACTCACCGAACCCGTTCTCGAGTACCACGACCTCGAGGACCGGTCGGCCATCGGCGGTCTTCAGAGCTGGGACAAGAAGAAGGCCTTCGAGAGCCTCGAGCGGCCGTTCGACCCGGACGCGCCGCGGTTCATTGACTACGCCGACCACGCGGAACACTACGGAACGAAGCTGAACCCGCACGACGCTGGGCACTGA